One stretch of Streptomyces sp. R21 DNA includes these proteins:
- a CDS encoding GDSL-type esterase/lipase family protein, translated as MTTTWTAAHRSAVINPHETVKLFEPRGFNDQTVRQAVRPAGAGTAYRIRLSNRYGKEPLHIGGAHTAARTEGHGIDVSTDTALLFAGATAVTIPVGEEIISDPVERAVGAGEELVVSLYLPGDTGLTTFSGVPYDIGHAAPGDQLSAQVLENSEELATGHFLTGVDVRTPEGTRIAVAFGDSWIEGAFTTPGTDNSFPGQLSRRLTHGWVVNTGISGNRLLTDEIGEHLLARIEHDVLAVPGVSHVLTHIGLNDLGLPGFSSYPEPGTLPTAADLIAGLTTLADRLHAAGLTVIGSTIGPYGGTIYDGYDSEAGQAVRRDVNTWLLGDNHPFDAITDIAAAVADPAQPDRIREEFNAGDGLHVNDAGAKAIADAVDVTLLDLEKTQL; from the coding sequence ATGACCACCACATGGACCGCCGCCCACCGCTCCGCCGTCATCAACCCCCACGAGACCGTCAAGCTCTTCGAACCCCGCGGCTTCAACGACCAGACCGTCCGCCAGGCCGTACGACCGGCCGGCGCGGGCACCGCCTACCGGATCCGCCTCAGCAACCGCTACGGAAAAGAACCCCTGCACATCGGCGGGGCCCATACGGCCGCACGCACCGAAGGCCACGGCATCGACGTCTCCACGGACACCGCGCTGCTCTTCGCCGGTGCCACCGCCGTCACCATCCCCGTCGGCGAGGAGATCATCAGCGACCCGGTCGAGCGGGCCGTCGGCGCGGGGGAGGAACTCGTCGTCAGCCTGTACCTGCCCGGGGACACCGGACTCACCACCTTCAGCGGCGTGCCCTACGACATCGGACACGCCGCCCCCGGCGATCAACTCAGTGCCCAAGTCCTCGAAAACTCAGAGGAGTTGGCGACCGGCCACTTCCTCACCGGAGTCGACGTCCGCACACCCGAAGGCACCCGCATCGCCGTCGCCTTCGGGGACTCCTGGATCGAAGGCGCCTTCACCACCCCCGGCACCGACAACAGCTTCCCCGGCCAGCTCAGCCGCCGCCTCACCCACGGCTGGGTCGTCAACACCGGCATCTCCGGCAACCGTCTGCTCACCGACGAGATCGGCGAACACCTCCTCGCCCGCATCGAGCACGACGTCCTCGCCGTCCCCGGCGTCAGCCACGTCCTGACCCACATCGGGCTCAACGACCTCGGCCTGCCCGGATTCAGCTCCTACCCCGAACCCGGCACCCTGCCCACCGCCGCCGACCTCATCGCCGGGCTCACCACCCTCGCCGACCGCCTCCACGCCGCCGGACTCACCGTCATCGGCTCCACCATCGGCCCCTACGGCGGCACCATCTACGACGGCTACGACAGCGAAGCCGGCCAGGCCGTACGCCGCGACGTCAACACCTGGCTCCTCGGCGACAACCACCCCTTCGACGCGATCACCGACATCGCCGCCGCCGTCGCGGACCCGGCCCAGCCCGACCGGATCCGCGAGGAGTTCAACGCCGGCGACGGCCTCCACGTCAACGACGCCGGCGCAAAAGCCATCGCCGACGCCGTTGACGTAACCCTGCTGGACCTGGAGAAGACGCAGCTCTAG
- a CDS encoding SIMPL domain-containing protein, which produces MAPTAEEPRPHLPYGTPDAPRIAVRGEAHLEVDPELARIGITVAARGKDRRTALDDLTRRNTTTLDLIKTYGDAVERLETGAFSITPELREHGRGERVRAYLGRVHITAELTDFTALGELTTRLADLDITRVDGPWWALRPDSPAHREARQKAVHEAVQRAREYAEALGTTLAALVEIADIGAENAQPGQSAPRMRSMAYGAATEDTAPAPLDLEPQRQHVYAQVNARFTMTPPRL; this is translated from the coding sequence ATGGCACCCACCGCAGAGGAACCCCGCCCCCACCTCCCCTACGGCACCCCCGACGCACCCCGCATCGCCGTCCGCGGCGAAGCCCACCTCGAAGTCGACCCCGAACTCGCCCGCATCGGCATCACCGTCGCCGCCCGCGGCAAAGACCGCCGCACCGCCCTCGACGACCTCACCCGCCGCAACACCACCACCCTCGACCTCATCAAAACCTACGGAGACGCCGTCGAACGCCTCGAAACCGGCGCCTTCTCCATCACCCCCGAACTCCGCGAACACGGCCGCGGCGAACGCGTCCGCGCCTACCTCGGACGCGTCCACATCACCGCCGAACTCACCGACTTCACCGCCCTCGGCGAACTCACCACCCGCCTCGCCGACCTCGACATCACCCGCGTCGACGGCCCCTGGTGGGCCCTGCGCCCCGACTCACCCGCCCACCGCGAAGCCCGACAGAAAGCAGTCCACGAAGCCGTCCAACGCGCCCGCGAATACGCCGAAGCCCTCGGCACCACCCTCGCCGCCCTCGTCGAAATCGCCGACATCGGCGCCGAGAACGCCCAACCCGGCCAATCCGCCCCCCGCATGCGCTCCATGGCCTACGGCGCAGCCACCGAGGACACCGCCCCCGCACCCCTCGACCTCGAACCCCAGCGCCAACACGTCTACGCCCAGGTCAACGCCCGCTTCACCATGACACCGCCAAGACTCTGA
- a CDS encoding lysine N(6)-hydroxylase/L-ornithine N(5)-oxygenase family protein, whose amino-acid sequence MNPTPTPTRQEPEAPRDLVGIGIGPFNLSLAALAHPLTQLDTVFYEQRPGFDWHPGLMVDGATLQVPFLADLVTLADPASPWSFLNYLKTLGRLFPFYFAERFHIQRAEYDAYCRWVAGSLPGLHFAHQVDAVRWNPERDVFEVDFTQLDTDGEAEALGRAYTRNIVLGVGTAPHIPEPLKPLVEAPGVPVIHAADYLAHREKFLTAEHITVIGAGQSGAEVFLDLLRNRPAGRERIHWLARTEAFAPMEYSKLGLEHFTPDYTRYFHALTEPVRDHLVATQWQLHKGIDADTLAAIHDELYRRTLHGGWPDAVLTPGVRVRTAGRVATTKVELHLEHIQQGARSRLTTDAVVLATGYRERPLGRILAGLDPYLRRDSSERPRIDDQFRLVLDPAVTGHAYVQNAELHTHGVGAPDLGLAAWRSATILNSLTGKDPYPLPGRTAFTTFGLEPHPQIPPARQTAGTLTPLVNER is encoded by the coding sequence ATGAACCCGACGCCCACCCCCACACGCCAAGAACCCGAAGCACCCCGCGACCTGGTGGGCATCGGCATCGGCCCCTTCAACCTCTCCCTCGCCGCCCTCGCCCACCCCCTCACCCAACTCGACACCGTCTTCTACGAACAACGCCCCGGCTTCGACTGGCACCCCGGTCTCATGGTCGACGGCGCCACCCTCCAAGTGCCCTTCCTCGCCGACCTGGTCACCCTCGCCGACCCCGCCAGCCCCTGGTCCTTCCTCAACTACCTCAAAACCCTCGGCCGCCTCTTCCCCTTCTACTTCGCCGAGCGCTTCCACATCCAGCGCGCCGAATACGACGCCTACTGCCGCTGGGTCGCCGGCAGCCTCCCCGGACTCCACTTCGCCCACCAGGTCGACGCCGTCCGCTGGAACCCCGAACGTGACGTCTTCGAAGTCGACTTCACCCAACTCGACACCGACGGCGAAGCCGAAGCACTCGGCCGCGCCTACACCCGCAACATCGTCCTCGGCGTCGGCACCGCCCCCCACATCCCCGAACCCCTCAAACCCCTCGTCGAAGCCCCCGGCGTGCCCGTCATCCACGCCGCGGACTACCTCGCCCACCGCGAGAAGTTCCTCACCGCCGAGCACATCACCGTCATCGGCGCCGGACAGTCGGGCGCCGAGGTCTTCCTCGACCTCCTCAGAAACCGCCCCGCCGGACGCGAGAGAATCCACTGGCTCGCCCGCACCGAGGCCTTCGCCCCCATGGAGTACTCCAAGCTCGGCCTGGAACACTTCACCCCCGACTACACCCGCTACTTCCACGCCCTCACCGAGCCCGTCCGCGACCACCTCGTCGCCACCCAATGGCAGCTCCACAAAGGCATCGACGCCGACACCCTCGCCGCCATCCACGACGAGCTCTACCGCCGCACCCTGCACGGCGGCTGGCCCGACGCCGTCCTCACCCCCGGCGTCCGCGTCCGCACCGCCGGCCGCGTCGCCACCACCAAGGTCGAACTCCATCTGGAACACATCCAGCAAGGCGCCCGCTCCCGCCTCACCACCGACGCCGTCGTCCTCGCCACCGGCTACCGCGAACGCCCCCTCGGCCGCATCCTCGCCGGACTCGACCCCTACCTCCGCCGCGACAGCAGCGAACGCCCCCGCATCGACGACCAGTTCCGCCTCGTCCTCGACCCCGCCGTCACCGGCCACGCCTACGTCCAGAACGCCGAACTCCACACCCACGGCGTAGGCGCCCCCGACCTCGGCCTCGCCGCCTGGCGCAGCGCCACCATCCTCAACTCCCTCACCGGCAAGGACCCCTACCCCCTCCCCGGACGCACCGCCTTCACCACCTTCGGCCTCGAACCCCACCCGCAGATCCCGCCCGCCCGGCAGACCGCAGGGACCCTCACCCCACTGGTCAACGAACGGTAA
- a CDS encoding helix-turn-helix domain-containing protein: MEQHSPSIRVQAVALMRQGTPNRVVAERLNVPRGTVGWWRSEDRRAHGETYEQPTDCPRCTARDFDTVAYAYLLGLYLGDGHIISKRKQHHLSIFCNATQTGLIAAAEGAMRKVMPLPSVRQRNKPGCTEVKSYTKHWTCMFPQHGPGKKHERSIVLEPWQQDIVDAHPWEFIRGLIHSDGCRITNWTEKVIGGERKRYEYPRYFFTNVSDDIRQLYTDTLDRLGIQWTHCTRHGNPYNISVARKASVALMDAHVGPKY, encoded by the coding sequence ATGGAACAGCACAGTCCTTCGATTCGCGTCCAAGCAGTCGCACTTATGCGCCAGGGCACCCCTAACCGCGTGGTCGCGGAGCGCCTGAATGTCCCCCGTGGGACCGTCGGCTGGTGGCGCAGCGAAGATCGCAGAGCGCACGGCGAAACCTACGAGCAGCCGACGGACTGTCCTCGGTGCACCGCCCGTGACTTCGACACGGTCGCGTACGCCTACTTGCTCGGCCTCTACCTCGGTGACGGCCACATCATCTCGAAGCGCAAGCAGCATCACTTGTCCATCTTCTGCAACGCCACGCAGACAGGCCTGATCGCAGCCGCCGAAGGTGCCATGCGCAAAGTGATGCCGCTACCCAGCGTCCGGCAGCGCAATAAGCCAGGCTGCACCGAGGTGAAGTCCTACACCAAGCACTGGACCTGCATGTTTCCCCAGCATGGGCCCGGGAAGAAGCACGAACGCTCGATTGTCCTCGAACCCTGGCAGCAGGACATCGTCGACGCTCACCCCTGGGAATTCATCCGCGGGCTCATCCACTCCGACGGCTGCCGGATCACCAACTGGACCGAGAAGGTCATCGGCGGCGAACGCAAGCGCTACGAGTATCCCCGGTACTTCTTCACCAACGTCTCCGACGACATCCGCCAGCTTTACACCGACACTCTCGACAGGCTCGGCATCCAGTGGACGCACTGCACGCGCCACGGGAATCCGTACAACATCTCGGTCGCCCGAAAGGCCTCCGTAGCCCTCATGGACGCCCACGTAGGCCCCAAATACTGA
- a CDS encoding acyltransferase family protein has protein sequence MPSITSAETRTVPASGRSAPRRGHALRLDIQGLRAVAVGLVVLSHAGVSQVGGGYVGVDVFFVISGSLITSLLVRELAATGRVSVRSFYARRALRLLPASSLVIAVTVGGAWLFLSKARLAEYAGDALASALYGVNFRLAAAGTDYLAQNSPPSPFQHFWSLAVEEQFYVVWPLLLVLTWRVARGRRRLVAVPLGVLCLGSFAEGVLVTGSSAPWAYFGSLTRGWELGVGALLALAAGRLEGLPGVLAGALSWLGLACVALAAVWFDDGTPFPGYRALLPVVGAVLVLAGGGAPASYGVGWLLGRRPLVWLGGLSYGWYLWHWPLLVIAPAALGRADGRAEVPLALGLCAAALGLAWLTQRLVENPVRFHRDFRRRPGRALALGVVLSASAAALALTARAVPPTIEVGDPAPALAEALSAAPAPQARLTELLASSPTALPSNLALPLTEVKSSRSAVYRDGCHSAYAATRTRPCVYGDRTSSRTVVLFGDSHAAQWFPALERLATARGWRLVSLTKASCKVADVTIVADHKPYTACDTWRADAVARIKALRPALVVVSSSDAGDPARPAADLLGQWTAGFESTFRALGASGARVAALLDTPWPKGDPIDCAARNSMQLRACAKHLPDPARDVTRSAAVRAAASASDAAVIDPASWVCAPRTGVCPVVVGNTAVYRDDSHLSEAYAEALAPVLAPSLDRLVGAR, from the coding sequence ATGCCGAGCATCACGTCCGCCGAGACACGTACCGTTCCGGCGAGCGGCAGATCCGCACCGCGCCGAGGTCACGCCCTGCGGCTCGACATCCAGGGGCTGCGCGCGGTGGCCGTAGGGCTGGTGGTTCTGTCGCACGCCGGGGTGTCACAGGTCGGCGGTGGTTATGTCGGGGTCGACGTCTTCTTTGTGATTTCCGGGTCCCTCATCACGTCGTTGCTGGTGCGTGAACTCGCCGCCACCGGTCGGGTGTCGGTGCGTTCCTTCTACGCTCGCCGGGCGTTGCGGCTGCTTCCTGCGTCGTCTCTGGTCATCGCCGTCACGGTGGGCGGGGCGTGGCTGTTTCTGTCGAAGGCGCGGTTGGCCGAGTATGCGGGTGATGCGCTCGCCAGTGCGCTGTACGGGGTCAATTTCCGGCTGGCGGCGGCCGGTACGGATTATCTGGCGCAGAACAGTCCGCCGTCGCCGTTCCAGCATTTCTGGTCGCTCGCGGTGGAGGAGCAGTTCTACGTGGTGTGGCCGCTGCTCCTGGTGCTCACGTGGCGGGTGGCTCGCGGTCGGCGGCGACTGGTTGCGGTGCCGCTTGGGGTGCTGTGTCTGGGGTCGTTCGCGGAGGGGGTTCTGGTGACGGGCTCCTCGGCGCCCTGGGCGTACTTCGGCTCCCTCACTCGGGGCTGGGAGTTGGGCGTCGGTGCGTTGCTGGCGTTGGCCGCCGGTCGGTTGGAGGGGCTGCCCGGTGTCCTCGCGGGGGCGCTGAGCTGGCTCGGTCTGGCGTGCGTCGCGTTGGCGGCGGTCTGGTTCGACGACGGGACGCCGTTCCCCGGTTACCGCGCCCTTCTGCCGGTTGTCGGCGCTGTGCTCGTCCTGGCGGGTGGCGGTGCGCCCGCCTCGTACGGCGTGGGGTGGCTGCTGGGGCGGCGTCCGCTGGTGTGGCTCGGGGGGCTTTCGTACGGCTGGTATCTGTGGCACTGGCCGTTGTTGGTCATTGCTCCCGCGGCGTTGGGCCGTGCCGACGGCAGGGCCGAGGTGCCGCTGGCGTTGGGGCTGTGCGCGGCGGCGCTGGGTCTGGCGTGGCTGACCCAGCGCCTTGTCGAGAATCCGGTTCGCTTTCACCGGGACTTCCGTAGGCGTCCCGGGCGTGCTTTGGCTCTAGGGGTGGTGCTGTCGGCGAGTGCTGCGGCGTTGGCTCTGACGGCGAGGGCGGTGCCGCCGACGATCGAGGTGGGGGATCCCGCGCCCGCGCTGGCGGAGGCACTCTCCGCTGCACCGGCCCCGCAGGCCCGTCTCACCGAGCTCCTGGCGTCGTCGCCCACTGCCCTGCCGAGCAATCTCGCCCTGCCCCTGACGGAGGTGAAGTCCTCCCGCTCCGCGGTCTACCGGGACGGCTGTCACAGCGCTTACGCCGCCACTCGCACCCGGCCCTGTGTCTACGGTGACCGGACGTCCTCGCGTACGGTCGTCCTCTTCGGCGACTCCCATGCGGCCCAGTGGTTCCCGGCCTTGGAACGGCTCGCGACCGCACGCGGGTGGAGGCTGGTCTCGTTGACGAAGGCGTCCTGCAAGGTCGCCGACGTGACCATCGTGGCCGATCACAAGCCGTATACCGCCTGTGACACCTGGCGCGCCGACGCCGTGGCGAGGATCAAGGCCCTGCGCCCCGCTCTGGTCGTCGTGTCGTCCTCGGACGCCGGTGATCCGGCCCGGCCCGCCGCCGATCTCCTCGGCCAGTGGACCGCCGGTTTCGAGAGCACGTTCCGTGCCCTGGGCGCTTCCGGCGCTCGGGTGGCCGCGCTGCTGGACACTCCTTGGCCCAAGGGGGATCCGATCGATTGCGCGGCTCGGAACTCCATGCAACTGCGCGCCTGCGCCAAACACTTGCCGGATCCGGCTCGTGACGTGACCCGCAGTGCGGCCGTCCGTGCCGCCGCGTCCGCGTCGGACGCGGCGGTGATCGATCCCGCCTCGTGGGTCTGTGCCCCGCGTACCGGCGTCTGCCCGGTGGTCGTGGGCAACACCGCGGTCTATCGCGACGACAGCCATCTCTCGGAGGCGTATGCCGAGGCGCTTGCCCCGGTTCTGGCGCCGTCGTTGGATCGTCTCGTGGGTGCGCGCTGA
- the pyk gene encoding pyruvate kinase, which yields MRRAKIVCTLGPATDSYDQIKALVEAGMDVARLNLSHGTYAEHEERYHRVRKASDETGRSVGILADLQGPKIRLGRFTEGPVLLERGDTFTITVEDNAQGDRQTCGTTYKGLADDVTPGERILVDDGKVCLEVTTIDGPRVHTTVVEGGMVSDHKGLNLPGVAVSVPALSDKDEADLRWALRTGADVIALSFVRSGKDIEDVHRIMDEEGHRLPVIAKVEKPQAVEAIDDIVAAFDGIMVARGDLGVEMPLEQVPIVQKRTIKLAKRNAKPVIVATQMLDSMIDNSRPTRAEASDVANAVIDGTDAVMLSGETSVGKYPIETVRTMAKIVEAAEEDILAKGLPPLTERNKPRTQGGAVARAAAEMGDFLGAKFLVAFTQSGDTVRRLSRYRSPIPLLAFTPVPATRSQLNLTWGVETFLGPHVDSTDAMVDQVDELLLKYGRCQKGDIVVITAGSPPGVSGSTNLVRVHHIGEDDSPK from the coding sequence ATGCGCCGAGCAAAAATCGTCTGTACATTGGGCCCCGCCACCGACTCCTACGACCAGATCAAAGCCCTGGTCGAAGCCGGAATGGACGTAGCCCGCCTCAACCTCAGCCACGGCACCTACGCCGAACACGAGGAGCGCTACCACCGCGTGCGAAAGGCCTCCGACGAGACCGGCCGCAGCGTCGGAATCCTCGCCGACCTTCAAGGCCCGAAGATCCGACTCGGCCGCTTCACCGAAGGCCCCGTACTCCTTGAACGCGGAGACACCTTCACCATCACCGTCGAGGACAACGCCCAAGGCGACCGCCAAACCTGCGGAACCACCTACAAAGGCCTCGCAGACGACGTCACCCCCGGCGAACGCATCCTCGTCGACGACGGCAAAGTCTGCCTCGAAGTCACCACCATCGACGGCCCCCGCGTCCACACCACCGTCGTCGAAGGCGGCATGGTCTCCGACCACAAGGGACTCAACCTCCCCGGAGTCGCCGTCTCCGTCCCCGCCCTCTCCGACAAGGACGAAGCAGACCTCCGCTGGGCCCTGCGCACCGGCGCCGACGTCATCGCCCTCTCCTTCGTCCGCAGCGGCAAGGACATCGAGGACGTCCACCGCATCATGGACGAGGAGGGACACAGGCTGCCGGTCATCGCCAAGGTGGAGAAGCCGCAGGCAGTGGAGGCGATCGACGACATCGTCGCCGCCTTCGACGGCATCATGGTCGCCCGCGGAGACCTCGGCGTCGAAATGCCCCTGGAACAGGTCCCGATCGTCCAGAAGCGCACCATCAAGCTGGCGAAACGCAACGCCAAGCCGGTGATCGTGGCGACCCAGATGCTCGACTCGATGATCGACAACTCCCGCCCGACACGCGCGGAGGCGAGCGACGTGGCGAACGCCGTCATCGACGGCACGGACGCCGTGATGCTCTCCGGCGAGACCAGCGTCGGCAAATACCCCATCGAAACCGTCCGCACCATGGCGAAGATCGTCGAGGCCGCCGAGGAGGACATCCTCGCCAAAGGCCTCCCGCCCCTGACAGAACGCAACAAGCCCCGCACCCAAGGCGGCGCCGTAGCCCGCGCAGCCGCCGAAATGGGCGACTTCCTCGGCGCCAAGTTCCTCGTCGCCTTCACCCAGTCCGGCGACACCGTCCGCCGCCTCTCCCGCTACCGGTCACCCATCCCACTGCTGGCCTTCACCCCGGTCCCGGCCACCCGCTCCCAACTCAACCTGACCTGGGGCGTCGAGACGTTCCTCGGCCCGCACGTCGACTCCACGGACGCGATGGTCGACCAGGTCGACGAGCTGCTGCTCAAGTACGGCCGCTGCCAGAAGGGCGACATCGTCGTCATCACCGCCGGCTCCCCGCCCGGCGTCTCCGGCTCCACCAACCTCGTACGCGTCCACCACATCGGCGAGGACGACAGCCCCAAGTAG
- a CDS encoding aspartate aminotransferase family protein: protein MSTPPPLASGPEGPDALRPLLDTVLDALGEGWTARGGPLPAGGPEAVARAVREGVGDVLPEHGSDDALSTLVRILAVGAADPAHPLCAAHLHCPPLAVATAADLAASALNPSLDSWDQAPAASELEALVTRALAQQVGAAEALVTTGGTEANQLALLLARENRETHRTVQLVCGAGAHHSLHRAAWLLGLPDPVVVPAPAGTMDLAALDEALTHLRGPRGSLLVAATAGTTDAGLIDPLPDIADLCAAHGARLHIDAAYGGGLLFSDRHRPKLDGLDRAHTVTLDLHKLGWQPVAAGLLTVRDPGDLRPLAHRADYLNADDDTEAGLPDLLGRSLRTTRRPDILKIAVTLKTLGRTGIGALVDQVCDQAHEFADLVEAHPHFELYDRPTISTVLFRPAQAPDDAVADVRRTLLHEGHAVLGRARLDGRLWLKATLLNPHTRPGDLAALLKLVEGHTPR, encoded by the coding sequence ATGAGCACGCCGCCGCCTCTCGCTTCCGGCCCTGAAGGCCCCGACGCACTGCGGCCGTTGCTCGACACCGTCCTCGACGCCCTCGGCGAAGGATGGACGGCACGCGGCGGCCCGCTGCCCGCAGGAGGGCCCGAAGCCGTCGCCCGCGCGGTGCGCGAAGGGGTCGGTGACGTCCTGCCCGAACACGGCAGCGACGACGCCCTGAGCACCCTCGTACGGATCCTCGCCGTCGGCGCCGCCGACCCCGCCCACCCCCTGTGCGCCGCCCACCTGCACTGCCCGCCCCTCGCCGTCGCCACCGCAGCCGACCTCGCCGCGAGCGCCCTCAACCCGTCCCTGGACTCCTGGGACCAGGCCCCCGCCGCCTCCGAACTCGAAGCCCTGGTCACCCGCGCACTCGCCCAACAGGTGGGCGCCGCCGAGGCCCTCGTCACCACCGGCGGCACCGAAGCCAACCAACTCGCCCTGCTCCTCGCCCGCGAGAACCGCGAGACACACAGAACCGTGCAACTCGTCTGCGGCGCCGGCGCCCACCACTCACTGCACCGCGCCGCCTGGCTCCTCGGCCTGCCCGACCCCGTCGTCGTGCCCGCCCCCGCAGGAACGATGGACCTCGCCGCCCTCGACGAAGCCCTCACCCACCTGCGCGGCCCCCGCGGCTCCCTCCTCGTCGCCGCCACCGCCGGCACCACCGACGCCGGACTCATCGACCCGCTGCCCGACATCGCCGACCTGTGCGCAGCCCACGGCGCCCGCCTCCACATCGACGCCGCCTACGGCGGAGGCCTCCTCTTCAGCGACCGCCACCGCCCCAAGCTCGACGGACTCGACCGCGCCCACACCGTCACCCTCGACCTGCACAAACTCGGCTGGCAACCCGTCGCCGCAGGCCTCCTCACCGTCCGCGACCCGGGAGACCTGCGCCCCCTCGCCCACCGCGCCGACTACCTCAACGCCGACGACGACACCGAAGCCGGCCTGCCCGACCTCCTCGGCCGCTCCCTGCGCACCACCCGACGCCCCGACATCCTCAAAATCGCCGTCACCCTGAAGACCCTCGGCCGCACCGGCATCGGCGCACTCGTCGACCAAGTCTGCGACCAGGCACACGAGTTCGCCGATCTCGTCGAAGCCCACCCGCACTTCGAGCTCTACGACCGGCCCACCATCAGCACCGTCCTCTTCCGGCCCGCCCAGGCCCCGGACGACGCCGTCGCCGACGTACGCCGCACCCTCCTCCACGAAGGCCACGCCGTCCTCGGCCGCGCCCGGCTCGACGGCCGCCTCTGGCTCAAGGCCACCCTCCTCAACCCGCACACCCGGCCCGGCGACCTGGCCGCACTTCTGAAACTGGTGGAAGGACACACCCCCCGATGA
- a CDS encoding bifunctional UDP-sugar hydrolase/5'-nucleotidase, protein MPLNRRKFLKKSAATGAGVALAGAVAAPAAQAAEASGSGVAAARGPKRYSLTVMGTTDLHGHVFNWDYFKNAEYSDKAGNAQGLARISTLVEQVRAEKGRCNTLLLDAGDTIQGTPLTYYYAKVDPITAKGGPVHPMAQAMNAIGFDAAALGNHEFNYGIETLRKFESQCRFPLLGANALDAKTLKPAFPPYFIKTFRVKGAPPVKVAVLGLTNPGIAIWDKAYVQGKLTFPGLEEQAAKWVPKLRSMGADVVVVSAHSGSSGTSSYGDQLPYVENSAALVAQKVPGIDAILVGHAHVEIPELKVTNEKSGKTVVLSEPLAYAERLSVFDVELTFAKGRWSVESVASKVLNSNAVADDPKITKLLADEHAIVVKYVNQVVGSATETLTTVDARYKDAPIIDLITKVQEDVVKAALAGTEYASLPVIAQASPFSRTSQIPAGDVTIRDLSGLYVYDNTLVAKVLTGAQVRAYLEYSAEYFVQTAADAVVDVEKLTNAGGRPDYNYDYVSGFQYDIDIAQAAGARIKNLSYNGAALDDAQQFVLAVNNYRANGGGAFPHVASAKEVWSESTEIRTRIAEWVTAKGTLDPKDFASVDWKLTRNGTPVF, encoded by the coding sequence ATGCCGTTGAACCGTCGGAAGTTCCTGAAGAAGTCCGCTGCGACCGGGGCGGGTGTCGCGCTGGCCGGCGCGGTCGCGGCTCCTGCCGCCCAGGCGGCGGAGGCCTCGGGCTCCGGCGTGGCTGCGGCGCGAGGTCCGAAGCGGTATTCGCTGACCGTGATGGGCACGACCGATCTGCACGGTCATGTCTTCAACTGGGACTACTTCAAGAATGCGGAGTATTCGGACAAGGCGGGCAACGCGCAGGGGCTGGCGCGGATCTCGACGCTGGTGGAGCAGGTCCGCGCGGAGAAGGGGCGGTGCAACACGCTGCTGCTGGACGCGGGTGACACGATCCAGGGCACTCCGCTGACGTACTACTACGCGAAGGTGGACCCGATCACCGCGAAGGGTGGTCCGGTGCACCCGATGGCGCAGGCGATGAACGCGATCGGGTTCGACGCGGCGGCGCTCGGCAACCATGAGTTCAACTACGGCATCGAGACGCTGCGGAAGTTCGAGTCGCAGTGTCGTTTCCCGCTTCTCGGTGCGAACGCGCTGGACGCGAAGACGCTGAAGCCCGCTTTCCCGCCGTACTTCATCAAGACGTTCCGTGTGAAGGGCGCTCCGCCGGTGAAGGTGGCTGTGCTGGGGCTGACGAACCCGGGTATCGCGATCTGGGACAAGGCGTATGTGCAGGGGAAGTTGACGTTCCCGGGGCTTGAGGAGCAGGCGGCGAAGTGGGTGCCGAAGCTGCGGTCGATGGGTGCGGACGTGGTGGTCGTGTCCGCGCACAGCGGGTCGTCGGGGACGTCTTCCTACGGTGACCAGTTGCCGTATGTGGAGAACTCGGCGGCGCTGGTGGCGCAGAAGGTGCCGGGGATCGACGCGATTCTGGTGGGTCACGCGCATGTGGAGATCCCGGAGTTGAAGGTCACGAACGAGAAGTCGGGGAAGACGGTCGTGCTGTCGGAGCCGCTGGCGTATGCGGAGCGGCTGTCGGTGTTCGACGTGGAGTTGACGTTCGCGAAGGGGCGTTGGTCGGTCGAGTCGGTGGCGTCGAAGGTGCTGAACTCGAATGCGGTGGCGGACGATCCGAAGATCACGAAGCTGCTGGCGGACGAGCACGCGATCGTCGTGAAGTACGTCAACCAGGTGGTCGGTAGCGCTACGGAGACGCTGACGACGGTGGACGCCCGTTACAAGGACGCCCCGATCATCGACCTGATCACCAAGGTGCAGGAGGACGTGGTCAAGGCGGCGTTGGCGGGTACGGAGTACGCGTCGCTGCCGGTGATCGCGCAGGCGTCGCCGTTCTCGCGTACGTCTCAGATTCCGGCCGGTGACGTGACGATCCGGGATCTGTCGGGTCTGTACGTGTACGACAACACGCTGGTCGCGAAGGTGCTGACGGGTGCTCAGGTGCGGGCGTACCTGGAGTATTCGGCGGAGTACTTCGTGCAGACGGCCGCCGACGCGGTGGTCGATGTGGAGAAGCTGACCAACGCGGGCGGCCGCCCGGACTACAACTACGACTATGTGTCGGGTTTCCAGTACGACATCGACATCGCTCAGGCGGCCGGTGCGCGGATCAAGAACCTCTCCTACAACGGTGCTGCGCTGGATGACGCACAGCAGTTCGTGCTGGCGGTGAACAACTACCGGGCGAACGGTGGCGGTGCGTTCCCGCACGTCGCGTCCGCCAAGGAGGTGTGGTCGGAGTCGACGGAGATCCGGACGCGGATCGCGGAGTGGGTGACGGCGAAGGGCACGCTGGACCCGAAGGACTTCGCGTCGGTGGACTGGAAGCTGACGCGCAACGGCACGCCGGTGTTCTAG